GACCATGTCTTGGGCCTTGAACGGCTGTGGTGTGCTGGTCtcgttcttgttcttgtcaAAGCCAATGACTGAGAATCCGTCGTACGAGGTCGAGATGGGATCACTGAAGTTGTACCTGGTGGTCGTGGTGAAGCTGTCGCCTTTGACTTGCTGCGGCCCGAATGCAGCATCCGAGCTATCAATAGCCTTGTTGTCGACATCGAGTTGATGTTGAAAGTTGAAGTTAGCTGTGATCCCAAGGATGTCATTCGAAGTAGTGTCTTGTCCGAAAGCCTGAACGAACGCTGTCTGGTTACTTTGCACGAACGTCTTGTTGGCCAGGAAGTCGCCAGTCAGCTGATAGGCAGCTTTGATGGCATCGTTGGCGCGGAAACGAGTACCGCCAAAAGGCTCTTGGTCTGCCTGGGGATAGACTTGTTTAAAAGTGTCGTAGCCGAGGATAGCGTTACCTGGATGAAACATTAGACTTCGACTGTAAGTTCTGGTCTACCGGCATGGTGTGCTTACCTCCGCCGTTCCCTCGCATGTCAAAGATCATCTTCGTTTTGCCTTGTGTCTTGCACATGCGTATGAAGTCGCGCATCACATTTTGGAAGCTCTGAACATCTGGCGACTCGTACGACGGCAAGCTGAGAACTGCGACATCCTATGATGTATTAGCAGAGCATGCGGAGGGGTTGTGTGCCTCACATCATATCCCGTGTCATTGATGTAGTAACCTCCAATGGCAAGGTTTGGATTGAGAATCACAGCCTTCGGGTAGCCAATCATAGACGGTGTAGGGGCAGCGGTGGGTGTACTGTTTGTCTTACTAGCAGCTGCAAATGTTGTCGGCTGCTCGATCACAGGGTCAGGCTTGGGGCCTGTGCAGAATTGCTTGAAAAACGTCTGCCCGCTGTTGACATCAGTGAAGTTACCAAATACAACTGCTACGTTCATCTGATTGTACGTAGTTCCGTTCGCAAACTCCATGGTGGTGTTGGGTCCTTGGTACTGGCCTGTTCTGAACGAGCCCAAGAACACGGTACCGGACGCAATGAGAGCCTGCGAGGGGAATAACGCGTTCCAGCGAGTATCGGCATCGTGAAAGTCCGACTGCGCAGAAACATTCTGCAAGTAGGTCATGGCGCTCATTCCGTTGATCATCTTGACCGGAGAAGGTTTGAAAGAAGAATCATTGTTAGCCTTTCGAATATCCTGATAGGTGTAGACCTCTGGCAAAGCCTTGCCATCGGAAGAGACCGAGACCAACTCTGTACCTGGTGGTCGCTGAAATTGCATAGCAGAGGCGAGAATGTCAGGTTGGTATGCGAAGTGGTTGTCGTAGGCTCGGTTGAACAGGTTCATCATCTCCATCTGGAAGTCGTACTCTGTCTTGAAGGTTCCGCTGGCCAGTCCCTTTTGCATCGTGTCCAGCTCGCCCATGATATCAACCGGCTTTTCGGTGTAGTTTGCCGGCGGATCTTTTAGATACGCAGTATTAGATTGCCACTTGACGAAGAGCTTTATATCATCAACGAGCTTGACATTTCCTTCCTTGTCGAGCGGAACCGACATCAGACATCTCAGACCCAGCTCTGCTGAAACAACTTTTCGAGCACCAGGTGGTGCCGCTGCTATGGCATTACCGATTGCTGCACATGGTTCTTTCCCAGCGGAAGCGGTTGTGTTCGACGACAGTGTTGCATTTGATGCCGTGGAAGTGGCACTGCTCGCTGCTTCCGACAAGAGTTCAGCTCCCGCTTGGGTCATGACCTCCTCCATGTCCAGATCCGGGTAATCAGGTACACCGTACATCCATGGGTGAGGGTTACCGGCAGCCGCAAGGCCACAGTAGACGCTCAACAGGACGGTCGAAAGATGCATCTTGGTGTCCGGCACCTATGGTGGCAACGATTCGCGTGGCTGTTTTCAGGTTGCCCTTGGGGTTTCCAGAGCCGATTAGATGATTACTACAAATGCGATCCAGCGCTAGCAGAAGTGAATTAGGTACAAAATGAAAAAGCCATGAAGACGAAAAAGTCATAAGAAGGCTCACAGAGCTGAGGAGAGAGGGAAGAAGAGAAGTCACATTGAACAATTCATGGCATCCGTAACACTAGCCGTGACCTAGTGCTCGCCAACTGTGGAGAGGCGGCAAGTATCATGATAGAGGGGCAGTGCTAAGAAAGGTAAACCCAAGCTGTGGCATGGCTGCGGCATGATAGAAACAACGGAAGCCGGCCGAGGGTCCAAACGTGGGATGCGAAACAAGCCGTGTGTCCAATCCGGGTCCTGTGATGGTTCGAAGAAACGCATCGCAAGTTCTCAAAGGCCCGCATCAACCTACAACAAGCATTCTTCTTAGCCAAGATTAGGCTGTGGTATTGGTACCGCGACCTTGTGGCTAGATGACTCCTTTCGTGTTGAAGTATTCGGCAGAACGGTGGGTCGAGGTGGTGTTGAGCGCGAAACTGACACGAAACGGCGTTGCTGGACTAGACCATACCAAGCTAGTTGACATCCACATTGTGAAAAGAGCCGAGTTGCAGGTGAAGTTAGTACGAGCAATAGCTCGTTGAACAACAGGCGCATTTGAGTAATGCTCTCCCTCAACACAGGAAACACTCTGCCGGGCTAGGGGGGTACCCGACATTGTAGACTTCTAGGTCGAGGACAAAGAACAAGCACGGCCCAGGTTTCTTGATCGCTGAAAGGTGATGTACTCATGGTCACGAATGATTCTCCGTAGTCGCTGTTCGATTTTGCACGAACCCGGTTTGGTGTGGCTGTGCAGTTCGAGCTCGCTCTCTGAAAGAGTCGACTGCACGGAAGACCAGCAAGCGACGAATGACCGATGTTCATCTAAGGCCCACGTGGATATGACACAGCAGCGACAGACAGTTGTGAGTAACACCGTGCTCATCGGTGAAAGGTGACAGAAGGGAAGAGTTGGCGAGCTCACACCTTCCGCCAAGGCGCGCGGGCGGCTGCGGGGTTTTAGCACGAGGGCTGAGTCCCTGGATCGCCACCACGTCAACTCTCTGCCCTCCACACTCCACACCGCAACAACACTCGCCTCGCCACCAGCAGCGCGCCTCGTTCAGTCTTATGTCCACAGACATCCAAAACCTCAAGTCCTTCGATCCGTTCGCGGAAGCCGAAGACGCCGGTGGAGAAATAAAGGTTGGGAACCAGCAGAACTATATTCATATTCGAATCCAGCGTACGTACAGCCTCTTGGTGTTTGTATTCATCCATATTGGTCGCTGGCACAGCTCCCAGCGCACACTTGCATTCAACACCTATCTGCGTCATTTCAGAGCACCAGGCTGACAGCACCCTTAGAGCGCAATGGTCGCAAGACCCTAACCACGGTCCAAGGCCTGCCTAAGAAGTTTGACCAGAAGAAGATCCTCAAAGTGATCAAGAAGCAGTTTGCATGCAATGGCACCGTCGTCGCTGACACGGAGATGGGCGAGGTGATTCAGTTGCAGGGCGATCAGCGCAAGGATGTGCAGGATTTCTTGACCAACAAGAAGGATGGCCTGGGTCTTGATGTCAAGACTATCAAGGTCCACGGCTTCTAGCCCAAGTGCGCCATGAGCCGCTGCCCGCGCCGGGCGCTCCACGGGAACAGACGGAGAGCGTGGCGCGTGTCATGTGTGACATGTGCTGGAAAGGCGACGAGGCTGAGAACGCGGCACACTGTCGTAGATACCCTGGGTTGGACGAGTATGATTTGTTTCCTATCGTCGCTCCTTTGGATGAACATATGAGGGGGGGGGGCAAGTACTTCCACGCCAGAGGATATGCAAGCCACAGGGTATACTAATAGGAGGAAGAACGTCAGAGATGGTCCGTAGTCAATCCATGACCATGACTCTAACAGAATTTCTTATGTGCATGATGTCCGGACAGACCGGTGAAGCGTTCAGCCAAATAATCCAAGCAGTGAGGCAACATCTTGCTGCTTCTCCTGTCTGACTTTACGCTTCTTCGTCGCGCGGTCGCTCCCATCTTGTATAGGCCGAGCAACACGCGGCTGTGTTTCTTTTGCAGCTGGGTCGCGGACGAACCATGCTATACTCTCACTCCGAAGATAAGGCTCTGCAGCAGCATCACAAGTCAAAGAAAGCGTAACCAAATCGTCAACTTCTCCCTCGGGCGATGGCAGCTCCTCAGCAAATCCGCACAGACGCTCCGTCTTCTCGGCTATCGAGTACCGCGACCCGCACACCGTCTGGGTAAACTTGTCTTGATCAACAGAGCCAGGACGGACCCACCGACCGCAGGCCTTCGGAGTAGCATCCCACCCGCCAGTCGAGTGACGACGATCCACACCGACAAGCCTCAGCGCCGGAAACGCATCAAGGTGCCGTGGTAGCGCGTCAGACATGCAAGACAAAAAGAGCAGCTTCAGCTTCCGTAACGCCTTCTTTTCGCGCACCGCGCGACACCAGGCACGCACGCTGGACTCGCTCAACGCCGCGCAGTCCCCGGGGTGTCTGGAGTCGCCGACTTGGACCAGAGCTGCTAACGTCGGAATGTTCGCAAGGGACAGTAACTGTGAGAGGTCCAGATCCGTGCCGTGGGCGCAGAAGCGGGTGAGCACACTGCCGTCGAGCGCGGTCAGGCTTTTGACGATGGAAGGCCAGGAGGCGAGGGAGTCGTGGTGGCTTACGCGGAAAGCATGGGTGAGATCTAGCTGGTTCGGATATGCTTTCTGGAACAGCGTCCAGGAATTGAAAGTCAGGGTGTCACTGCTTGGGAGTCAGTCACAGCCTCGGTTGTGGAAGGATCCAACTGACGTGGCTTTGAGATGTCGATAGACCATGCCAGCATAGTGCCAACCCGGGTACGCAAGCGTCTCGGGCATGAAAAGCTCCGCATGCCAGCAGCACGACCGCAGAGCCATATCTCGCAGGGTGCTCGACCCTCGCGCTGTGCTTTTATAGGTTTGCGGGTTCACCCGTCTACCCCTGGCATGCTTCTTCCACGTAGGAACCATAGATCGAACGCGACTTGAAATAGTCTCTGTATAGATCTGGCCATTATCACGGTTGAAAGACTCCATTGTTCTGCTATTGAACAAGGGGTAAGCGGGAACCTTTGGGCCTATTGGAACTCGCGTCTTTGGCTGGAGATGTATAGTTCACCACATGCAGATTACGGTGCGTAAAGAACGGGAGTTACGAGAAGTGAACAGAGTATACTTTGGTTGGAGTATAGTAGAGCGAGCTCTAGAAATGAAAAGCTGCGATCGATGGAGAGGTATATTAAGAGTCAAGAAAGAAGCGCGTTCCAGCTTGGCGCACAGACCGGAACACGGTTTCGCGACCTCACGTGTTAACTGTTGCCTTTTCTCATCGAAAGAGCATGAATTGGTTG
The Ascochyta rabiei chromosome 17, complete sequence DNA segment above includes these coding regions:
- a CDS encoding Eukaryotic translation initiation factor eIF-1; this encodes MSTDIQNLKSFDPFAEAEDAGGEIKVGNQQNYIHIRIQQRNGRKTLTTVQGLPKKFDQKKILKVIKKQFACNGTVVADTEMGEVIQLQGDQRKDVQDFLTNKKDGLGLDVKTIKVHGF